The Chryseobacterium glaciei DNA window AAAAACGTGCTTTTATGAATAATATACTGAAATTTATTACTTGTATCCTATGCTTCGCAAGCAGAACATGAAACAAAATTCACCATCATTTCTTTAGAAACTGATGAACTTCTTTGGTAATACAACGTCTTAACTCCTTTTTTCCAAGCCTCGATGTAAAGGTAGTTTACATCTTTTACCGGCATTGTAGAAGGAATTTGTAGGTTTAATGATTGAGCTTGGTCAATATACTGTTGTCTCTGAGCAGCCTGAGAAATGATCTCCATTGGAGAAATTTCCTTAAATGTTTTGAATACTGCTTTTTCCTCGTCAGTTAATTCAGCCAAATGCTGAACAGAACCGTGATTTAGCATAATCGTTCTCCAAGTTTCCTCGTTGTCTAATCCTTTTTCTTCTAATAATTTAGCCAAGTATTTGTTCTTACGCATAAAGTTTCCTTTAGCCAAACCTGCTTTGTAATAGTTAGAGGCGAAAGGCTCAATTCCAGGAGAAGTTTGTCCTAAAATTGCAGAACTTGAAGTCGTAGGGGCGATCGCCATTGTTGTGGTATTTCTCAATCCGTAACCTTTCAATAATTCCGGTTCTCCGTAGATGTTTGCAAGCTCTCTTGAAGCTGTTTCTGCCTGTTCTTTGATATGTTTGAATGCTCTCGCATTGAATTGAGTTGCCTCAAAACTTTCAAACGGAATCATATTTTTCTGTAAATAAGAATGGTATCCTAAAACTCCTAAACCAAGCGCTCTGTGACGCAATGCGAAGTTTCTAGCTCCTTGTAAATAGTAGTTCCCTTCAGTTTTTTCGATAAATTCAGTTAGAACTGCATCCAAGAAATAAACAGCCAATTTTACAGCGTCCGTATCTTTCCATTCGTCGTACAATTCTAAGTTCATAGAAGATAAACAACAGATGAAAGATTCTTCTCTTGTTGAAGGAAGCATGATTTCAGAACAAAGGTTACTTGCATTTACAGGCATTCCTAAGTCTTTGTAAACCTGAGGTTTATTTCTGTTAACGTTATCTGTAAAGAAAATATAAGGTAGCCCTTTTTGCTGACGGCTTTCCAATACTCTTGCCCAGATTTTACGTTTATCCATATCTCCGTCAATCATATCCTGCATCCAGTAATCAGGGACACAAATTCCTGTAAATAGATTCTGGATCGGACTTCCGATGTCTTTAATTGATAAAAATTCTTCAATATCTCCGTGGTCAATATCCAAATAAGCAGCAAAAGCACCTCTTCTTACACCGCCTTGAGAAACTACATCCATTGCAGTATCAAACAATTTCATGAAAGAAACAGCTCCTGAAGATTTTCCGTTATCGGTTACCGCAGTACCTCTGTTACGAAGTTCCCCGAAATAACCTGAAGTTCCCCCTCCAATTTTTGTCTGCATGATCACTTCACCCATTTTGTGGGTAATTCCTTCAATACTGTCCGGAATGTGAACGTTGAAACAAGAGATTGGAAGACCTCTCTGCGTTCCCATGTTTGCCCAAACCGGAGAAGAGAAACTGATCCATCCTTTCACGATCATTTCCTTGAAAGCTGCCTGTAGCTCAGGCTTGTATAATTTTTTTGCAGCTGCGGTGGTGATTCTGTCGATAGCTCCGTCTACAGTCTCCCCCTTCAACAGATATCCTCTGTTAAGCATTTGCTCAGACTCTTCATTGAGCCACCATATATTTGAATTTTGCTCTTCCATAGATGTTTGTATGTTTTCAAACCTCTGAGTTTGTTTTATTACTCAGAAATTTTGTGTTGTTTATATTGATTGTAAAATTTCTACTTTATGAGAACCGTTCAGTCCGCTTTCATCTCTTAACCTTTGAAACTCTTTAAAAGATGGTACATTCAAAACCTCATGCTGAACCGCTTCATTGATATAATTTGAATAATGAACAAAGGTAACGCCGTCTTCTTTTACATAAACTTTATATTCAAATGTTTCCTGATCTAAATTTTTAAAATCATTCAAAAACTTTTGAATATTGATCTTGTTTTCTGAAACGAAGTCTGGGTTTACTGTGTAAGATACGATTACGTTGATCATTATTTTTTTTGTTTGATATTTAAATCTGCTTGTTCATTGCGAGGAACGAAGCAATCTCTTAATAATCTTAACCTCTTAATAACTTCTTAGTGGTTTAAAATTTTAATTATTAATATTTAAGATGCTTCGACAGGCTCAGCATGACATCGCTAATACTAACTGCTTTGACGCTCGCTTCGCTCGCGCTCTTTATCCAAAATTCAGAATCTAAAATCTAGAAAAGATCATTCGCCGTAATACTCTTATCATGTTTCGTATAATCCACAGGTCTTTTTGCAAAGAAATCATCCATAGAGTTTGCGAAAACCTCTTCTTCAAACCATTTCATTGGACGATATTGCTCCGGAGTAATATTGTAACGAGTATCCATATTAATTTTCTTTAAACTGTCGTCAACACGGTATTTCATGAAGTTTAATAGGTCTTCTTTTGAGAAGAAGCTTAATTCTCCTAATTCAAAAATCCAATCAATGATTTCGCCTTCTAGTTCTACAGATTGATCAACTAAAGTATAAATATCTTCAATATCAGAATCAGTCAATAAATCAGGTTGCTCTTCGCGGATTTTATTGATTAAATAAATTCCTGCATTAGCGTGAATTTGCTCATCAATAGAAGTCCAAGCGATAATATTAGAAACATTTTTCATGTATCCTTTAAATCTTGTGAAAGAAAGAATGATCGCAAATTGTGAGAAAAGCGATACGTTTTCAATCAGGATACTGAATAATAAAAGAGAAGAAACATATTCTTTCGGTGTTGTAGAATTCGCGTGCTTAAGAACGTTTGATAAGAAATCAATTCTCTTTTTTACGGCAGGAATTTCTATAACGTTAGAGAATTCTTCGCTATATCCTAAAACTTCTACCAAACGGGAATAGGCTTCAGAATGACGGAACTCACATTCTGCAAAAGTAGCTCCAAGACCGTTTAATTCAGGCTTTGGCATGTGGTTGTATAGGTTTCCCCAGAATGTCTTTACAGACACCTCGATCTGTGCAATGGCTAAAAGCGCATTTTTTACAGCATGTTTTTCGTGCGGTTCCAATTGTGAATGAAAATCCTGAACATCTGCGGTAAAATCCACTTCCGAATGTACCCAGAACGATTTGTTGATTGCCTCTACAAATTGAAGAACCTCAGGGTATTCAAATGGTTTATAGCTTACTCTTTTATCAAAAATTCCCATATTAAAATGTCTTTAAAATTAAAATAATTAGATCACTGTGGATAAGATTCAAGAAATAATTAACGTTCTGATTATTTGAAACTTATAATTAAAAGTTATTCACCCAAACGACGCGCTTATTTCTTGTTACGTGCGAAGCACAAAGGTCGAAAAAAAGAACTGATTTTAAAAGGGGCAAATACTAATTGATTGACTTTTAACCTTAAAAGTTTTCCACATTTACATGAAACTTGCTCTGATATTGGCTTATACACTATTATTCAGCAAAAATAAATAAAATTGCCAAGTTACAGTTAAACACGTTATCGTAAATACCTATAAACAAAATAGAAAATAGTTAAACACTAAATTATTTGAATAAATTTTTATTCTTGTAACAAATTGAAATTTACTTCTACTTATTAGGATATAAAACATACATCACTTAATGTTAGTAATTCAGGATCTACATAAATCATACGATACAGGAAAAAGCAAGTTGCACGTTCTCAAGGGTATTAATCTTAATATTTCCGAAGGCGAGTTTGTTTCTATTATGGGAAGTTCCGGTTCCGGAAAATCTACACTCCTTAATATTATTGGTATTCTGGATGAAAAAGATTCAGGGACTTATGAATTGGATGGAGTTCCCATTGAGCATTTATCTGAAATAAAAGCTGCGGAGTACAGAAGTAAATTTCTTGGTTTTATTTTCCAGTCTTTTAACTTGATAGGATATAAAACAGCTTTGGATAATGTTGCCCTTCCTTTATATTATCAAAACGTTCCCAGAAAAGAGCGTGACAGAAAAGCGATGGAATATTTAGAGAAAGTAGGTCTTGCACAGTGGGCAAACCACCTTCCTAACGAACTTTCCGGAGGACAGAAGCAAAGAGTTGCGATTGCAAGAGCTTTGATTACCAATCCTAAAATTGTTTTGGCGGATGAACCAACGGGAGCATTGGATTCTAAAACAACACATGATATTATGAAACTTCTTCAGGATATTAATAATGAAGGAAAAACAATCATCGTTGTAACCCACGAACCTGATGTTGCAGCACAGACGAAGAGAAACGTCATTTTAAAAGACGGTATCATTGAAAGTGATGAGTTTATAAAGCAGATTGTTTTGTAGCTGGGAGCTAGAAGAAGGAGGCAGGAAGCCTAAAAATTAAGTAAAAAATATGCGGTAAGTTGGAGAGCTTCAAGCTTCAATCTTCCCGCTTCAAACCAAAAATATATGTTCGACTTAGATCGTTGGCAGGAAATATTCAGTTCTATTCGCAGTAATATATTGCGAACGGTACTTTCGGGATTTACGGTGGCTTTGGGATTATTTATCTTCATTGTTCTTTTCGGAATTGGTACAGGATTGCAAAATGCTTTTACAGAAGGTTTCGCAAGAGATGCTCAAAACTTGATTACTATTTTTACAGGGAAAACGACTATTGCTTATAAAGGTCTTCAGTCGGATAGAACGGTGACAATGAATAATGATGACTATGATTTTTTGGTTAATTCTGATAAAGAAAAAGTAGGAGAGGCGAGTCCAAGATATCAATCAAGTTTATTGGTGAAATATGGTAAAGAGAGTGGAACTTATCAGGTCAACGGAACGGATGCCGAAGAAAAATATATCGAAAACCGTAAAATGCTTGAAGGCCGTTATCTTAATTCTGCAGATTTAGCCAGAAAACAAAATGTAGCGGTAATTGGTAGAATGGTTCAAAGGGATTTAATTAAAAATGGAAGTCCTGTAGGAAAAGACCTGGATATCAATGGAACCATGTTTAAAGTAATCGGCGTATTCTCTGATGACGGAGGAGACTGGGATGAAAGGCATATTTCTGTTCCTATTACTACTTTACAACAAATGAAAAAAGGCTCAGATACTGTGAGTACGGTATTTATTGCCTATAATGATAAATTATCTCCTCAGGAAGCTATAAAATATGGTGATGAATTACAAGATAGACTGAAAGCAAGAAAAAATGTTTCCCCAGATGACGAAAATGGAGTTCGTGTAAGGAATAATGCCAAGAATATGAGTGATACATTCACTTTCATGGCCGTAATCACTGCAATTGTAACATTTATCGGATTGGGAACTTTGTTGGCGGGAATTATTGGAATCAGTAACATCATGGTCTACATCGTAAAAGAAAGAACCAAAGAAATCGGAGTGCGAAAAGCGATTGGTGCAAAACCAAGAAGCATTGTTGCTTTGATTGTTCAGGAAAGTGTGGTGATCACCGTAATTTCAGGGTTTGTAGGAGTAGGAGTAGGCGTATTGGCTTTGAATTTAATCGGAGACAGCCTTGAGGAATACTTCATAAAAAGTCCGAGCGTAGGCTGGGGAACGATCTTCATGGCATTTATTGCTCTTGTCTTTTCAGGATTAATTGCAGGATTTGTTCCGGCATACAGAGCTTCGAGAATCAGACCGATTGAAGCATTAAGAACAGAATAGGTAATTGTAAATAGTCAATGGTGAATTTTATCTTCACAATTGACAAACGAAGTGAA harbors:
- a CDS encoding ABC transporter ATP-binding protein, whose translation is MLVIQDLHKSYDTGKSKLHVLKGINLNISEGEFVSIMGSSGSGKSTLLNIIGILDEKDSGTYELDGVPIEHLSEIKAAEYRSKFLGFIFQSFNLIGYKTALDNVALPLYYQNVPRKERDRKAMEYLEKVGLAQWANHLPNELSGGQKQRVAIARALITNPKIVLADEPTGALDSKTTHDIMKLLQDINNEGKTIIVVTHEPDVAAQTKRNVILKDGIIESDEFIKQIVL
- a CDS encoding ribonucleoside-diphosphate reductase subunit alpha, with protein sequence MQTSMEEQNSNIWWLNEESEQMLNRGYLLKGETVDGAIDRITTAAAKKLYKPELQAAFKEMIVKGWISFSSPVWANMGTQRGLPISCFNVHIPDSIEGITHKMGEVIMQTKIGGGTSGYFGELRNRGTAVTDNGKSSGAVSFMKLFDTAMDVVSQGGVRRGAFAAYLDIDHGDIEEFLSIKDIGSPIQNLFTGICVPDYWMQDMIDGDMDKRKIWARVLESRQQKGLPYIFFTDNVNRNKPQVYKDLGMPVNASNLCSEIMLPSTREESFICCLSSMNLELYDEWKDTDAVKLAVYFLDAVLTEFIEKTEGNYYLQGARNFALRHRALGLGVLGYHSYLQKNMIPFESFEATQFNARAFKHIKEQAETASRELANIYGEPELLKGYGLRNTTTMAIAPTTSSSAILGQTSPGIEPFASNYYKAGLAKGNFMRKNKYLAKLLEEKGLDNEETWRTIMLNHGSVQHLAELTDEEKAVFKTFKEISPMEIISQAAQRQQYIDQAQSLNLQIPSTMPVKDVNYLYIEAWKKGVKTLYYQRSSSVSKEMMVNFVSCSACEA
- a CDS encoding ribonucleotide-diphosphate reductase subunit beta; this translates as MGIFDKRVSYKPFEYPEVLQFVEAINKSFWVHSEVDFTADVQDFHSQLEPHEKHAVKNALLAIAQIEVSVKTFWGNLYNHMPKPELNGLGATFAECEFRHSEAYSRLVEVLGYSEEFSNVIEIPAVKKRIDFLSNVLKHANSTTPKEYVSSLLLFSILIENVSLFSQFAIILSFTRFKGYMKNVSNIIAWTSIDEQIHANAGIYLINKIREEQPDLLTDSDIEDIYTLVDQSVELEGEIIDWIFELGELSFFSKEDLLNFMKYRVDDSLKKINMDTRYNITPEQYRPMKWFEEEVFANSMDDFFAKRPVDYTKHDKSITANDLF
- a CDS encoding ABC transporter permease, with translation MFDLDRWQEIFSSIRSNILRTVLSGFTVALGLFIFIVLFGIGTGLQNAFTEGFARDAQNLITIFTGKTTIAYKGLQSDRTVTMNNDDYDFLVNSDKEKVGEASPRYQSSLLVKYGKESGTYQVNGTDAEEKYIENRKMLEGRYLNSADLARKQNVAVIGRMVQRDLIKNGSPVGKDLDINGTMFKVIGVFSDDGGDWDERHISVPITTLQQMKKGSDTVSTVFIAYNDKLSPQEAIKYGDELQDRLKARKNVSPDDENGVRVRNNAKNMSDTFTFMAVITAIVTFIGLGTLLAGIIGISNIMVYIVKERTKEIGVRKAIGAKPRSIVALIVQESVVITVISGFVGVGVGVLALNLIGDSLEEYFIKSPSVGWGTIFMAFIALVFSGLIAGFVPAYRASRIRPIEALRTE